Proteins from a genomic interval of Rhipicephalus microplus isolate Deutch F79 chromosome 6, USDA_Rmic, whole genome shotgun sequence:
- the LOC142766094 gene encoding histone H2A-like, whose product MSGRGKGGKAKGKSKTRSSRAGLQFPVGRIHRLLRKGNYAERVGAGAPVYLAAVLEYLAAEVLELAGNAARDNKKTRIIPRHLQLAIRNDEELNKLLSGVTIAQGGVLPNIQAVLLPKKTEKKA is encoded by the coding sequence atgtccggacgtggcaagggcggcaaggcgaaaggcaagagcaagacccgttctagccgcgcggggcttcagttccccgtgggccgtattcaccgcctcctacgcaagggaaactacgccgagcgcgtcggagcgggcgccccggtctacctggctgccgtactcgagtacctggccgccgaggtgctcgagctggcgggcaacgccgctcgtgacaacaagaagacccggatcatcccccgtcacttgcagctcgccatccgcaacgacgaggagctgaacaaactgctttccggcgtcaccatcgcgcagggcggtgtgttgcccaacattcaagccgtgcttcttccgaagaagacggagaagaaggcgtaa